From Psychrobacillus sp. FSL K6-2836, a single genomic window includes:
- a CDS encoding DUF1444 family protein, whose product MKALELVRLLKTKLSEDLYTYDYNRETNKLRLTHKATGKGIEISVPPILAKYETKKEAAINEVVYTIHETFKAMEKEMAGEIDPSFSVYPVIRSTSFPLNSNEGNRFITKDHTAETRIYYAVDLGSTYRLLDEKMLADWKIRETEVRERALFQVRNLENHFKTDEVAGNIFYFFNNNDGYDASRILNESLLKEMKKKITGDMTISVPHQDVMIIGDIRNETGYDVLAQMTMHFFTVGIVPITSLSFIYDNGDLEPIFIMAKNRVSKENEDK is encoded by the coding sequence ATGAAAGCACTTGAACTAGTAAGACTCTTAAAAACAAAGCTTTCCGAAGATCTATATACGTATGATTATAATAGAGAAACAAATAAGCTCAGATTGACTCATAAAGCAACAGGAAAAGGAATTGAGATTTCAGTTCCTCCAATTTTAGCTAAATATGAAACGAAAAAAGAAGCGGCGATTAATGAGGTAGTGTATACGATACACGAAACATTTAAAGCTATGGAAAAAGAGATGGCTGGTGAAATAGATCCATCATTTTCGGTATATCCAGTTATTCGTTCCACTTCTTTTCCACTTAATTCTAATGAGGGTAATCGTTTTATCACGAAGGATCATACAGCAGAGACTCGTATTTACTATGCAGTTGATCTAGGTAGCACTTACCGTTTACTAGATGAAAAAATGTTGGCGGATTGGAAAATAAGAGAGACAGAAGTACGTGAACGAGCACTCTTCCAAGTAAGAAATTTAGAAAATCACTTTAAAACAGATGAGGTAGCAGGCAATATTTTTTATTTCTTTAATAATAACGATGGATACGATGCAAGTCGTATACTAAACGAATCGCTATTAAAAGAGATGAAAAAGAAAATTACCGGAGATATGACTATTTCTGTACCCCATCAAGATGTTATGATAATTGGTGATATAAGAAATGAAACAGGTTACGACGTTCTAGCGCAAATGACGATGCATTTCTTCACCGTAGGAATCGTACCGATTACTTCATTATCTTTCATCTATGACAATGGAGATTTAGAACCAATATTTATCATGGCGAAAAATCGAGTATCAAAGGAGAACGAAGACAAATGA
- a CDS encoding DUF84 family protein — protein MKILIGTHNRAKTKAVQAISSIYYPNAKFENIEVPSLVSDQPLSQEETRQGAINRAKHLMEDTDALFGIGLEGGVQEIDGQMYICNWGALVTQKGDVFTATGAGVPLPKELAEQLLGGAELGPVMDVYTNKNDIRHDEGAIGVFSNGLVNRSTMFEHIMLLLIGQFEFANKPK, from the coding sequence ATGAAAATATTAATAGGTACACATAATAGAGCTAAAACAAAAGCGGTTCAAGCGATTTCAAGTATTTATTATCCAAATGCTAAATTTGAGAATATAGAAGTTCCATCCCTAGTTTCCGATCAACCATTGAGTCAGGAAGAGACAAGGCAAGGTGCTATTAACCGAGCCAAGCATCTTATGGAAGATACAGATGCTCTGTTTGGAATAGGTTTAGAAGGTGGAGTTCAAGAAATAGATGGCCAGATGTACATTTGTAATTGGGGTGCCCTGGTGACACAAAAGGGAGATGTTTTTACGGCTACTGGAGCTGGAGTTCCACTGCCTAAGGAATTAGCAGAACAATTACTAGGCGGTGCGGAACTTGGGCCTGTAATGGACGTCTATACTAATAAGAACGATATTCGACATGATGAAGGTGCAATTGGTGTATTTTCAAATGGACTTGTTAATAGAAGTACTATGTTTGAGCATATAATGCTTTTATTGATAGGGCAATTTGAATTTGCCAATAAGCCCAAGTAG
- the ytpR gene encoding YtpR family tRNA-binding protein, with translation MNIFYNKPGVGDVLLIQLTPEKKQKVITETNGDVTQVKDAQTNEVLAINIFEFSKYKELDVQGNVPLTAEIVEAVQQILTKNDVSFTLEVDLSPKFVVGHVDSLEQHPNADKLKVCQVNVGESTLQIVCGAPNVEAGQKVVVAKVGAVMPSGMVIKDAELRGVASSGMLCSARELAIPNAPEVKGILILDEQKEVGSEFLV, from the coding sequence ATGAATATTTTTTACAACAAACCTGGAGTTGGAGATGTATTATTAATCCAATTAACACCTGAAAAAAAACAAAAAGTTATAACGGAAACAAATGGCGATGTTACGCAAGTAAAAGATGCACAAACAAACGAAGTGTTGGCTATCAACATTTTTGAATTCAGTAAATATAAAGAACTGGATGTACAAGGTAATGTTCCTTTAACTGCTGAAATAGTAGAAGCTGTACAACAAATTTTAACGAAAAATGACGTTTCTTTTACCTTAGAAGTGGATCTATCTCCTAAGTTTGTAGTCGGCCATGTGGACTCGTTAGAACAGCACCCAAATGCCGATAAATTAAAAGTATGCCAAGTAAACGTTGGGGAATCTACGTTGCAAATCGTATGTGGTGCACCTAACGTAGAAGCAGGACAAAAAGTAGTAGTAGCTAAAGTAGGTGCAGTAATGCCTTCAGGAATGGTTATTAAAGACGCTGAACTTAGAGGTGTTGCATCGAGTGGTATGCTATGCTCTGCAAGAGAATTGGCGATTCCAAACGCTCCAGAAGTAAAAGGAATTCTTATTTTAGACGAGCAAAAAGAAGTTGGAAGTGAATTTTTAGTTTAA
- a CDS encoding thioredoxin family protein produces MENLASIEQFEQLKQQGKVVFKFTAGWCPDCHFIDPFMGEVEEKFTDITFISVDRDQFIDLCIELDIFGIPSFLAFENGEEKGRFVSKDRKTREEIESFLQSI; encoded by the coding sequence ATGGAAAACCTAGCTTCAATAGAACAATTCGAACAGTTAAAGCAGCAAGGAAAAGTCGTGTTTAAATTCACAGCCGGCTGGTGTCCAGATTGTCATTTTATCGATCCATTTATGGGTGAGGTAGAAGAAAAATTTACGGATATCACTTTTATATCTGTAGACCGTGATCAGTTTATCGATTTATGTATCGAGCTTGATATATTTGGTATTCCTAGTTTCCTAGCATTTGAAAATGGCGAAGAAAAAGGTCGATTTGTTAGTAAGGATCGTAAAACTAGGGAAGAAATTGAATCATTTCTTCAATCGATTTAA
- a CDS encoding M42 family metallopeptidase, which produces MNEETRSLFKTLTELPGAPGNEYAVRAFMRNELTKYSDEIVQDNLGGIFGLKKGDENGPKILVAGHMDEVGFMVSGITDNGMIRFQPLGGWWSQVLLAQRVDVVTKDQTIPGVIGSIPPHLLSDELRNKPMDIKNMLIDVGADDKEDALRMGIKPGDQILPVCSFTPMANDKKIMAKAWDNRYGCGLAIELLKEVQNEQLPNMLYSGANVMEEVGLRGAQASANMINPDLFFALDASPANDASGNKNEFGQLGKGALLRIFDRTMVTHRGMREFVLDTAETHKIPYQYFISQGGTDAGRVHTSNEGIPSAVIGICSRYIHTSASIIHTDDYAAAKELIVKLVKSCDRTTLETIKANV; this is translated from the coding sequence ATGAATGAAGAGACGCGCTCACTATTTAAAACGTTGACAGAACTACCAGGAGCCCCTGGAAATGAGTATGCTGTTCGTGCCTTTATGCGCAATGAACTGACTAAATATTCAGATGAAATTGTTCAGGATAATTTAGGTGGAATATTTGGGCTTAAAAAAGGGGACGAAAATGGTCCAAAAATTTTAGTTGCAGGTCATATGGATGAAGTTGGATTTATGGTTTCTGGAATCACCGATAATGGAATGATTCGTTTTCAACCATTGGGCGGTTGGTGGAGCCAGGTTTTACTTGCGCAAAGAGTAGACGTTGTCACTAAAGATCAAACAATTCCTGGAGTAATCGGTTCTATTCCTCCACACTTGTTAAGCGACGAGCTACGAAACAAACCGATGGATATAAAAAATATGCTAATTGATGTTGGAGCAGATGATAAAGAGGATGCTCTACGAATGGGTATTAAACCAGGAGATCAAATCTTACCGGTTTGTTCATTTACACCAATGGCAAATGATAAAAAAATTATGGCAAAGGCTTGGGACAATCGTTATGGCTGTGGTTTAGCAATTGAGCTTTTAAAAGAAGTACAAAATGAGCAATTGCCGAATATGCTTTATTCTGGTGCGAATGTTATGGAAGAAGTTGGTCTTAGAGGTGCACAGGCATCTGCGAACATGATTAATCCTGACTTATTCTTTGCCCTAGATGCAAGTCCTGCAAATGATGCTTCTGGTAACAAAAATGAGTTTGGACAACTAGGAAAAGGGGCATTACTACGAATTTTCGATCGTACAATGGTGACGCACCGTGGTATGCGTGAATTCGTTTTAGATACGGCAGAAACACATAAAATTCCATATCAGTATTTCATCTCACAGGGCGGAACAGACGCTGGACGTGTTCATACATCGAATGAAGGTATCCCAAGTGCAGTAATCGGTATTTGCTCACGATATATCCATACGTCAGCTTCTATTATTCATACAGATGATTATGCTGCAGCGAAAGAGCTTATTGTAAAACTAGTTAAGTCATGCGATCGTACAACTTTGGAGACAATTAAAGCGAATGTATAA